The following coding sequences lie in one Methylosinus sp. PW1 genomic window:
- a CDS encoding aldo/keto reductase — protein MRYNQLGRTGLFVSEICLGAMTFGEAGGAGIWGAIADVDQQAATRIVERAFAAGVNFIDTADVYSFGRSEKMVGQALVDLGVKRKDVVIATKFYGETGAGPNDRGASRGHIMDSVEASLERLQTDHIDLYQIHGNDAVTPIEETLRALDDLVSRGLVRYIGLSNWQAWRIAKALGVSERLGFARYETVQAYYSIAGRDLEREIVPLLQEEKLGLMVWSPLAGGLLSGKYGPGAPEGAEGRRVSFDFPPVDKDRAWACVAAMREIGAKHGASVAEVALAYVLAKPFVTSVIIGARRIDQLEQNLAAAKLQLDAQDMERLDAVSALAKEYPGWMLERQGAFRRPAPFEPK, from the coding sequence ATGCGTTACAATCAGCTCGGCCGCACAGGCCTTTTCGTCTCGGAAATCTGCCTCGGCGCGATGACGTTCGGCGAGGCGGGCGGCGCCGGCATCTGGGGCGCGATCGCCGATGTCGATCAGCAGGCGGCGACGCGTATCGTCGAGCGCGCTTTTGCGGCGGGCGTCAATTTCATCGACACGGCCGATGTCTATTCCTTCGGCCGCTCGGAGAAGATGGTGGGGCAGGCGCTCGTCGATCTCGGCGTGAAGCGCAAGGACGTCGTCATCGCCACGAAATTCTATGGCGAGACCGGCGCCGGTCCCAATGATCGCGGCGCCTCGCGCGGGCATATAATGGACAGCGTCGAGGCGAGCCTCGAGCGCCTGCAGACCGATCACATCGATCTCTATCAGATCCACGGCAATGATGCGGTGACGCCGATAGAGGAGACATTGCGCGCGCTGGACGATCTCGTCTCGCGCGGGCTGGTGCGCTACATCGGCCTCTCCAATTGGCAGGCGTGGCGCATCGCCAAGGCGCTCGGCGTTTCCGAGCGGCTCGGCTTTGCGCGCTACGAGACGGTGCAGGCTTATTATTCCATCGCCGGCCGCGATCTCGAGCGCGAGATCGTCCCGCTGCTCCAGGAAGAAAAGCTCGGCCTCATGGTGTGGTCGCCGCTCGCCGGCGGCCTGCTCTCGGGCAAATATGGACCGGGCGCGCCGGAGGGCGCCGAGGGACGCCGCGTCTCTTTCGATTTCCCACCCGTCGACAAGGATCGCGCCTGGGCTTGCGTCGCGGCGATGCGCGAGATCGGCGCGAAGCATGGCGCGAGCGTCGCCGAAGTGGCGCTCGCCTATGTTCTCGCCAAGCCTTTCGTCACCAGCGTCATCATCGGCGCGAGGCGCATCGATCAGCTCGAGCAAAATCTCGCCGCGGCGAAGCTGCAGCTCGATGCGCAGGATATGGAGCGGCTCGACGCGGTGAGCGCGCTGGCGAAGGAGTATCCGGGCTGGATGCTCGAGCGTCAGGGCGCCTTTCGCCGCCCTGCGCCATTCGAGCCGAAATGA
- the lgt gene encoding prolipoprotein diacylglyceryl transferase: MPILALPFPMIDPVLIELGPLPIRWYALAYIAGLALGWLYARRLVSREHLWGKVAHPSRESLDDLLVYVALGVIIGGRLGHVLFYERAFYFAHPEEIVKTWKGGMAFHGGLIGAIVAMTLFAWREKILALTVADICATVAPIGIFFGRLANFIKPEMWGRESDVPWAMVFPGAGDAPRHPSQLYEAGLEGVALYILLAIAAQRGALKRPGLATGLFGVGYGAARIVSEFFREPDPLSEALDNGLTMGMALSAPMIVIGAGLILYALRSQKVEA, encoded by the coding sequence ATGCCAATCCTCGCGCTTCCCTTTCCGATGATCGATCCGGTTCTGATCGAGCTCGGACCGCTGCCCATACGCTGGTATGCGCTCGCCTATATCGCCGGGCTCGCGCTCGGCTGGCTCTATGCGCGCCGCCTCGTCTCGCGTGAGCATTTATGGGGAAAGGTCGCGCATCCGTCGCGCGAGAGCCTCGACGATCTGCTCGTCTATGTCGCGCTCGGCGTCATCATCGGCGGCCGGCTCGGCCATGTGCTCTTCTATGAGCGCGCCTTCTATTTCGCGCATCCCGAAGAGATCGTGAAAACCTGGAAAGGCGGAATGGCGTTTCACGGCGGGCTGATCGGCGCGATCGTGGCCATGACGCTGTTCGCGTGGCGCGAGAAGATTCTCGCGCTCACCGTCGCCGATATTTGCGCGACCGTCGCGCCGATCGGTATTTTCTTCGGCCGCCTCGCCAATTTCATCAAGCCGGAGATGTGGGGCCGCGAGAGCGATGTTCCTTGGGCCATGGTGTTTCCCGGCGCCGGCGACGCGCCGCGCCATCCGAGCCAGCTCTATGAGGCGGGGCTCGAGGGCGTGGCGCTCTATATTCTGCTCGCCATCGCCGCGCAGCGCGGCGCGCTGAAGCGGCCGGGCCTCGCCACCGGACTCTTCGGCGTCGGCTATGGCGCGGCGCGTATCGTCAGCGAATTCTTCCGCGAGCCGGATCCGCTGTCGGAGGCTTTGGACAATGGCCTCACAATGGGCATGGCGCTGTCCGCGCCGATGATCGTGATCGGCGCGGGATTGATCCTCTACGCGCTGCGCTCGCAGAAAGTCGAAGCATGA
- a CDS encoding acyl-CoA dehydrogenase C-terminal domain-containing protein, with translation MPIYKAPVDDTLFLLNDVLHFERYGNLPGFADAAPDILPQIIGEAGKICEERLQPLNRSGDAEGCRLDAAGAVTTPAGFKDAYREFVAGGWVGLAVPPEYDGQGLPYTLAVVMNEFASAANMSFAMYPGLTQGALAALLRHGSEEQKRLFAPPMAAGRWTGTMNLTEPQCGTDLGLLTTKASPREDGSYSIAGQKIFISAGEHDLAENIIHLVLARIDGAPAGVKGISLFIVPKYEVNPDGTLGARNAVRCGALEHKMGIHGNATCVMNYDGARGFLVGEPNRGLNAMFVMMNEARLGVAVQGLAQSEVAYQNAAAYAKERLQGRALTGAKNAGGGADPIIVHPDIRRGLMEMKAFNEAARGLALATALDSDIAHRSEDAKARQAADDRLGLLTPVLKGVLTDLGFESAVKAQQIWGGHGYIDENGVEQFVRDARITMIYEGANGIQALDLVGRKLPKDNGRAAMAYFAEVSDFIAHESSDEMKPFVEPLKAALGDLQKATIWLMQNALAKPDNGAGASYDYMHLFGRVALGYTWARIARAALDKKKESAGDGAWLDAKLTTGRFFMEKMLPETSFRLARITAGVDTLMSLPAEMF, from the coding sequence ATGCCGATCTACAAGGCCCCGGTGGACGACACTCTCTTCCTCTTGAATGACGTCCTGCATTTCGAGCGCTATGGCAATCTGCCCGGATTCGCCGACGCTGCGCCCGACATTCTGCCGCAGATCATCGGCGAGGCGGGCAAAATCTGCGAGGAGCGGCTGCAGCCCTTGAACCGCAGCGGCGATGCGGAAGGATGCCGGCTGGACGCTGCAGGCGCCGTCACGACTCCCGCGGGCTTCAAGGATGCCTATCGCGAGTTCGTCGCCGGCGGCTGGGTGGGGCTGGCGGTTCCGCCCGAATATGACGGACAAGGCCTGCCTTATACATTGGCCGTGGTGATGAATGAATTCGCCTCGGCGGCCAACATGTCCTTCGCAATGTATCCGGGCCTGACGCAAGGCGCGCTCGCCGCGCTGCTGCGGCATGGCAGCGAGGAGCAGAAGCGCCTCTTCGCGCCGCCGATGGCCGCGGGCCGCTGGACCGGCACGATGAATCTCACCGAGCCGCAATGCGGCACCGATCTCGGCCTGCTCACCACCAAGGCGAGCCCGCGCGAGGACGGCTCCTATTCCATTGCCGGGCAGAAGATTTTCATCTCCGCCGGCGAGCACGATCTCGCCGAGAACATCATTCATCTGGTGCTCGCGCGCATCGACGGCGCGCCGGCAGGGGTGAAGGGCATTTCGCTTTTCATCGTGCCGAAATACGAGGTGAATCCCGATGGGACGCTCGGCGCCCGCAACGCCGTGCGCTGCGGCGCGCTCGAGCATAAGATGGGCATTCACGGCAACGCCACATGCGTGATGAATTATGACGGCGCCAGGGGCTTTCTGGTCGGCGAGCCCAATCGGGGCCTCAATGCGATGTTCGTGATGATGAACGAGGCGCGGCTCGGCGTCGCCGTGCAGGGACTCGCGCAATCGGAGGTCGCCTATCAGAATGCGGCCGCCTACGCCAAGGAGCGCCTGCAAGGACGCGCGCTCACCGGCGCGAAGAACGCCGGCGGCGGCGCCGATCCCATCATCGTGCATCCGGATATTCGGCGCGGCCTCATGGAGATGAAAGCCTTCAACGAGGCGGCGCGCGGCCTCGCTCTCGCCACCGCGCTGGACAGCGATATCGCGCATCGATCAGAGGACGCCAAGGCGCGTCAGGCGGCGGACGATCGTCTCGGCCTGCTGACGCCGGTGCTGAAGGGCGTGCTCACCGATCTCGGCTTCGAGAGCGCGGTCAAGGCGCAGCAGATATGGGGCGGGCACGGCTACATAGACGAGAATGGCGTCGAGCAATTCGTGCGCGACGCCCGCATCACCATGATCTATGAGGGCGCCAATGGCATTCAGGCGCTCGATCTCGTCGGCCGCAAATTGCCCAAGGACAATGGCCGCGCCGCAATGGCCTATTTCGCCGAGGTGAGCGACTTCATCGCCCATGAGAGCTCCGACGAGATGAAGCCCTTCGTGGAGCCGCTGAAGGCCGCGCTCGGCGATTTGCAAAAGGCCACGATCTGGCTGATGCAGAATGCGCTCGCCAAGCCCGACAATGGCGCTGGCGCGTCTTATGATTACATGCATCTCTTCGGCCGCGTGGCGCTCGGCTACACATGGGCGCGCATCGCCCGCGCCGCGCTCGACAAGAAGAAGGAGAGCGCCGGCGACGGCGCATGGCTCGACGCCAAGCTGACGACAGGCAGATTCTTCATGGAGAAGATGCTGCCCGAGACGAGCTTTCGTCTGGCGCGCATCACGGCGGGAGTCGATACGCTGATGAGCCTGCCGGCGGAGATGTTTTGA
- a CDS encoding acetyl-CoA C-acetyltransferase, which translates to MPEAYIYDAVRTPRGRGKPDGSLHEVSSLGLAVTALSALKERNNLDGAPVDDVILGCVDPVGEAGGDIARAAAISAGYGYGVPGVQINRFCASGLDSVNFAAAQIMSGQHELTIGGGVESMSRVGIGASGGAWPVDPTIAIPSYFMPQGVSADLIATKYGFSRDEVDAYAVQSQQRAARAWEEKRFSKSIAPVKDVNGLTILDRDEHMRPSTDMQSLAALKPSFAFFAEQAGFDAVAIQAHPDVEKLTHVHHAGNSSGIVDGAAAVLLGSREAGERHGLKPRARVRAFANIGSEPALMLTGPVDVTKKLLAKAGMSLSDIDLIEVNEAFAAVVLRFMQAFGLDDSKVNVNGGAIALGHPLGATGAMLVGTALDELERSGKSTALVTLCIGAGMGTATIIERV; encoded by the coding sequence ATGCCCGAAGCCTATATCTACGACGCCGTGCGCACGCCGCGCGGTCGCGGCAAGCCCGATGGCTCGCTGCATGAGGTGTCGAGCCTCGGCCTCGCCGTCACCGCTCTTTCAGCGCTGAAGGAGAGGAACAATCTCGACGGCGCGCCGGTCGACGATGTGATTCTCGGCTGCGTCGATCCCGTCGGCGAGGCGGGCGGCGACATCGCCCGCGCCGCGGCGATCTCCGCCGGCTATGGCTATGGCGTGCCCGGCGTGCAGATCAATCGCTTTTGCGCGTCCGGTCTCGACTCGGTGAATTTCGCGGCGGCGCAGATCATGTCCGGTCAGCATGAGCTGACCATCGGCGGCGGCGTCGAGAGCATGAGCCGCGTCGGCATCGGCGCCTCCGGCGGCGCCTGGCCGGTCGATCCGACCATCGCCATTCCCTCTTACTTCATGCCGCAGGGCGTCTCCGCCGATCTCATCGCGACGAAATATGGATTTTCGCGCGATGAAGTCGACGCTTACGCCGTGCAGTCGCAGCAGCGCGCCGCCCGCGCCTGGGAGGAGAAGCGCTTCTCGAAATCCATCGCGCCGGTGAAGGACGTCAACGGCCTCACCATTCTCGATCGCGACGAGCATATGCGCCCCTCGACGGATATGCAGTCGCTCGCCGCGCTGAAGCCGTCATTCGCTTTCTTCGCCGAGCAGGCGGGCTTCGATGCGGTCGCCATTCAGGCGCATCCCGATGTCGAGAAATTGACCCATGTGCATCACGCCGGCAATTCCTCCGGCATCGTCGACGGCGCCGCGGCGGTGCTGCTCGGCTCGCGCGAGGCGGGCGAGCGCCATGGCCTGAAGCCCCGCGCCCGCGTGCGCGCCTTCGCCAATATCGGCTCTGAGCCGGCGCTGATGCTCACCGGCCCGGTGGATGTGACGAAGAAGCTGCTCGCCAAGGCCGGCATGAGCCTTTCCGACATCGACCTCATAGAGGTGAACGAGGCTTTCGCCGCCGTGGTGCTGCGCTTCATGCAGGCTTTCGGCCTCGACGATTCCAAAGTGAACGTCAATGGCGGCGCCATCGCCCTCGGCCATCCGCTCGGCGCCACGGGCGCGATGCTGGTCGGCACGGCGCTGGACGAATTGGAGCGCAGCGGCAAGTCCACGGCGCTGGTGACGCTCTGCATCGGCGCGGGAATGGGAACCGCGACGATCATCGAGCGCGTGTGA
- a CDS encoding 3-hydroxyacyl-CoA dehydrogenase NAD-binding domain-containing protein, translating into MNLVNFRFETGADGVALLTWDSPDRSMNVITFEVMDELEKVIDEVASNPEIKGCVIASGKPAFSGGADLSMLQKSAVEYAKAVREQGEEAALKQFFEGARRLSLLYRKLETNGKPFAIAIHGACLGGAFELALACHYRVLSESDKTKVGLPEIKVGLFPGAGGTQRVARLMQTGDALQLLFKGEQLKASKAKAAGLVHELAPENEIVERARAWIVDGGKGKAPWDVEGFKPPSGRVFSPGGMMVWPAANAIYRRETFDNYPAAKAILHSVFEGLQLPFDLGLRVEARWFAHILRSKQAAAMIRSLFLSKNELEKGAHRPKEIPPAKFAKIGVLGAGFMGAGVAYVSALAGIEVVLIDRDQESADKGKAVIDKLVSGQVSRGRATAADKEALLSRITATPDYEKLAGADLIVEAVFEERGVKAEVTKKAQAVVGPDVIFASNTSTLPITSLAETSLRPENFVGIHFFSPVEKMLLVEVIRGKKTNDRAVATALDFVRVLKKTPIVVNDSRGFYANRCVLNFVREGQIMLTEGVPPAMIETAARMAGMPVGPLSLNDEIALDLAWKIHLATKKDLGAAAVDPTQERVLHFMVEQEGRLGRKNGKGFYDYPASGKKSLWPGLSALADEKLDPDSIDVEELKQRFLVVQAVEAARVLFDGVVTDPREADVGSILGFGFAPFTGGTLSYIDGVGTAAFVAICDELAQKYGERFAAPAELREMAKKGESFYGKYGAQAKAA; encoded by the coding sequence ATGAACCTCGTCAATTTCCGTTTCGAGACCGGCGCCGACGGCGTCGCTCTTCTCACCTGGGACAGCCCCGACCGCTCGATGAACGTCATCACCTTCGAGGTGATGGACGAATTGGAAAAAGTCATCGACGAGGTGGCGAGCAATCCTGAGATCAAGGGCTGCGTGATCGCATCGGGCAAGCCGGCCTTCTCCGGCGGCGCCGATCTCTCCATGCTGCAGAAGAGCGCGGTGGAATACGCCAAGGCCGTGCGCGAGCAGGGCGAGGAGGCTGCGCTGAAGCAGTTCTTCGAAGGCGCGCGCAGATTGTCGCTGCTCTATCGCAAGCTCGAGACCAATGGCAAGCCATTCGCCATCGCCATTCACGGCGCCTGTCTCGGCGGCGCTTTCGAGCTCGCGCTCGCCTGCCATTATCGCGTGCTCTCCGAGTCCGACAAAACCAAGGTCGGCCTGCCGGAAATCAAGGTCGGCCTCTTCCCCGGCGCCGGCGGCACGCAGCGCGTCGCGCGGCTGATGCAGACGGGCGACGCTCTGCAATTGCTGTTCAAGGGCGAGCAATTGAAGGCGTCCAAAGCCAAGGCCGCCGGACTCGTTCACGAGCTCGCGCCGGAGAATGAGATCGTCGAGCGGGCGCGCGCGTGGATCGTCGATGGCGGCAAGGGCAAGGCGCCCTGGGACGTCGAAGGCTTCAAGCCGCCGTCGGGCCGTGTGTTCTCGCCGGGCGGCATGATGGTGTGGCCGGCCGCCAACGCCATCTACCGCCGCGAGACCTTCGACAATTATCCCGCCGCCAAGGCGATATTGCACAGCGTGTTCGAGGGGCTGCAATTGCCCTTCGATCTCGGCCTGCGCGTCGAGGCGCGCTGGTTCGCGCATATTCTGCGCTCCAAGCAGGCCGCGGCGATGATCCGCTCGCTGTTCCTCTCCAAGAACGAGCTGGAGAAGGGCGCGCATCGGCCGAAGGAAATTCCGCCGGCGAAATTCGCCAAGATCGGCGTGCTCGGCGCCGGCTTCATGGGCGCGGGCGTCGCTTATGTCAGCGCGCTCGCCGGCATAGAGGTGGTGCTGATCGATCGCGATCAGGAGAGCGCCGACAAGGGCAAGGCCGTCATAGACAAGCTCGTCTCAGGCCAGGTCTCGCGCGGCCGCGCCACGGCGGCGGACAAGGAAGCGCTGCTTTCGCGCATCACGGCGACGCCCGATTATGAGAAGCTCGCCGGCGCCGATCTCATCGTCGAGGCCGTGTTCGAGGAGCGCGGCGTAAAGGCGGAAGTGACGAAGAAAGCGCAAGCGGTCGTGGGGCCGGATGTGATCTTCGCCTCCAACACCTCCACTCTGCCCATCACCTCGCTCGCCGAGACATCGCTTCGCCCCGAGAATTTCGTCGGCATTCATTTCTTCTCGCCGGTCGAGAAAATGCTGCTCGTCGAGGTGATCCGCGGCAAGAAGACCAATGATCGCGCCGTGGCGACGGCGCTCGATTTCGTGCGCGTGCTGAAGAAGACGCCGATCGTCGTCAATGATTCACGCGGCTTCTACGCCAATCGCTGCGTGCTGAATTTCGTGCGCGAAGGGCAGATCATGCTCACCGAAGGCGTGCCGCCGGCGATGATCGAGACCGCCGCGCGCATGGCCGGAATGCCGGTCGGCCCGCTCTCGCTCAATGACGAGATCGCGCTCGATCTCGCCTGGAAGATTCATCTCGCGACCAAGAAGGATCTCGGCGCAGCCGCCGTCGATCCGACGCAGGAGCGCGTGCTGCATTTCATGGTGGAGCAGGAAGGGCGCCTCGGCCGCAAGAACGGCAAGGGTTTCTATGATTATCCGGCGAGCGGAAAGAAAAGCCTGTGGCCGGGCCTCTCTGCGCTCGCCGACGAGAAGCTCGATCCAGACTCCATAGATGTTGAGGAGCTGAAGCAGCGCTTCCTCGTCGTGCAGGCGGTGGAGGCGGCGCGCGTCTTGTTCGACGGGGTCGTCACCGATCCGCGCGAGGCCGATGTCGGCTCGATTCTCGGCTTCGGCTTCGCGCCCTTCACCGGCGGCACTTTGTCATACATCGACGGCGTCGGCACGGCGGCCTTCGTCGCCATTTGCGACGAGCTCGCACAGAAATACGGCGAGCGCTTCGCCGCGCCCGCCGAGCTGCGCGAGATGGCGAAGAAGGGCGAGAGCTTCTACGGCAAATATGGCGCGCAGGCGAAGGCGGCGTGA